Proteins from a single region of Chryseobacterium scophthalmum:
- a CDS encoding polysaccharide deacetylase family protein, with translation MILLTFNIVNFEAGTKNSSIISDDERLKISESNTKAILRILDLHDIKASFFVEISIAEKLQNLLKAISAQGHEIVFYNKDSSLEKIDQVKKSIQEFLEKQIKGIRQKDNQFSLEDLKSIGFNYISNIDHADILFPFKRLKRTSEIIEDNGLSIVPESISPYSQLPYNDFVFQILPMQYYQNMVFETLKNDDFVLIYLESWQFTDINKYQFKVPFYRRFYLGKKMEDKLEALLSWINEKELATSRMKDYIF, from the coding sequence ATGATATTGCTCACTTTTAACATCGTAAACTTTGAAGCTGGAACCAAAAACAGCAGCATTATTTCTGATGATGAAAGATTGAAAATTTCCGAAAGCAATACCAAAGCAATTCTCAGGATTTTAGATCTTCACGATATAAAAGCAAGTTTTTTTGTAGAGATTTCTATTGCAGAAAAACTTCAGAATTTACTAAAAGCAATTTCTGCTCAAGGGCATGAAATTGTTTTTTATAATAAAGATTCGAGTCTTGAAAAGATCGATCAGGTAAAAAAATCAATTCAGGAATTTCTTGAAAAACAGATCAAAGGAATCCGCCAGAAAGACAATCAGTTTTCTTTGGAAGATTTAAAATCAATCGGTTTTAATTATATCTCAAACATCGATCACGCTGATATTCTGTTTCCTTTTAAACGATTAAAAAGAACCTCTGAAATTATCGAAGACAACGGGTTAAGCATTGTTCCGGAAAGTATTTCTCCATACAGTCAGTTGCCTTATAACGATTTTGTCTTTCAGATTTTGCCGATGCAGTATTATCAGAATATGGTTTTTGAAACCTTGAAAAATGATGATTTTGTCTTAATTTATCTTGAATCTTGGCAGTTTACTGATATCAATAAATATCAGTTTAAAGTTCCGTTTTACCGAAGGTTTTATTTAGGAAAAAAGATGGAGGATAAATTGGAAGCTTTACTTTCATGGATCAATGAAAAGGAATTGGCGACCTCAAGAATGAAGGATTATATTTTTTAG
- a CDS encoding NAD-dependent epimerase/dehydratase family protein, translating to MESYTEKILITGALGQIGTELTNRLVEIHGADNVVASGLDRWQKGLTSAGHYERMDVTNTQLVRQVIKDYEITTVYHLASLLSGTSEKQPIFAWKLNLEPLLQFCELAKEGLLKKIFWPSSIAVFGKGIPKENVGQDVVLNPTTVYGISKMAGEKWCEYYFDKYGVDVRSIRYPGLISWKTPAGGGTTDYAVEIFYEAIEEGKYTSFISENTGMPMLYMDDAINATLQLMDAPKESLTVRSSYNLGGMSFTPAELASEIKKEIPEFEIDYKPDFRQAIADSWPASIDDSVAKKDWGLSYDFGISEMSKDMIKNLKVKLNKN from the coding sequence ATGGAGTCTTATACGGAAAAAATATTGATTACAGGGGCTTTAGGGCAAATCGGAACTGAGTTGACGAACAGATTGGTAGAGATACATGGCGCTGATAATGTAGTTGCTTCAGGTCTTGACAGATGGCAAAAGGGTCTTACTTCTGCCGGACATTACGAAAGAATGGATGTTACCAACACGCAATTGGTAAGACAGGTCATTAAAGATTACGAAATCACAACAGTGTATCATTTGGCTTCTCTTCTATCTGGAACATCAGAAAAACAACCCATTTTCGCATGGAAATTAAATCTTGAACCACTTCTTCAGTTTTGTGAGCTTGCAAAAGAAGGTTTGCTTAAAAAGATTTTCTGGCCAAGTTCTATCGCTGTTTTCGGAAAAGGAATTCCAAAAGAAAATGTAGGTCAGGATGTAGTTTTAAACCCTACAACCGTTTACGGTATTTCTAAAATGGCGGGAGAAAAATGGTGCGAATATTATTTTGATAAATATGGAGTAGATGTAAGAAGTATCCGTTATCCTGGTTTGATTTCTTGGAAAACTCCTGCAGGTGGAGGAACTACAGATTACGCTGTTGAAATTTTCTATGAAGCGATTGAAGAAGGAAAATATACAAGTTTTATTTCTGAAAATACAGGAATGCCGATGTTGTATATGGATGATGCGATCAATGCAACGTTACAGCTAATGGATGCTCCAAAAGAAAGTCTTACCGTTCGTTCTTCTTATAATTTAGGTGGAATGTCTTTTACTCCAGCAGAATTGGCATCAGAAATTAAAAAAGAAATTCCTGAATTTGAGATCGATTATAAACCGGATTTCAGACAGGCGATCGCAGATTCTTGGCCAGCTTCAATTGATGATTCTGTTGCTAAAAAAGATTGGGGATTATCTTATGATTTCGGAATTTCTGAGATGTCGAAAGATATGATCAAAAACTTAAAAGTAAAATTGAATAAAAATTAA
- the ggt gene encoding gamma-glutamyltransferase — MKKIIISCILLSCSLSAQYTDINIVKEVKVKNKGVVVSAHPLASEAGAKILKMGGNAYDAVVATQYALAVVYPQAGNIGGGGFLVGVKNNGEKFTLDYRETAPKNASKNMYLSKNGKANTDLSQNGRLAVGIPGSVAGFFATLKHCDLPMEKLIQPAIDLAEKGFAITEQEARLLNSHKEYFQKYNKNSNAFVKNEVWKSGDILIQKELAETLKLIQKSGLKGFYEGKTAELLVSEMKKENGIITLEDLKNYKVAERKALEFDYKGNNIVSMPLPSSGGILLAQMLKMSGYENLEKYQQNSTQAVQIMVEAERRAFADRAEYMGDPDFIQDKTAYLISDDYLKNRWKSFSFSKATPSSEVGKVINQPKESTETTHISVIDKDGNAAAVTTTLNGLYGSKVVVSGAGFFLNNEMDDFSIKPGVPNMFGAVGGEANAIQPNKRMLSSMTPTIILKKGKPYMVVGTPGGTTIPTSVYQSIVNVIDFKLNTNMTVNSPKFHHQWLPETVSFEKNFPETTIKDLEKLGYKAERVNQLGRTEMIVIDDNGNIHAVADGRGDDSVAVE; from the coding sequence ATGAAAAAAATTATTATTTCCTGCATTCTGCTTTCTTGCTCGCTTTCAGCACAGTACACTGATATTAATATTGTAAAAGAAGTTAAAGTGAAAAATAAAGGAGTTGTAGTTTCTGCGCATCCTTTGGCAAGTGAAGCCGGAGCAAAAATTCTTAAAATGGGCGGAAATGCTTATGATGCAGTGGTCGCTACACAATATGCTTTAGCTGTTGTTTATCCTCAAGCCGGAAATATTGGCGGTGGCGGATTTTTGGTAGGTGTAAAAAATAACGGAGAAAAATTTACGCTCGATTATCGCGAAACAGCTCCTAAAAACGCTTCCAAAAATATGTACCTCAGCAAAAATGGAAAAGCCAATACCGATTTGTCTCAAAACGGAAGATTAGCAGTCGGAATTCCTGGAAGTGTAGCGGGATTTTTTGCAACTTTAAAACATTGCGATCTTCCGATGGAAAAACTGATTCAACCTGCTATTGATTTGGCTGAAAAAGGTTTTGCTATTACTGAACAGGAAGCCAGATTATTAAATTCCCATAAAGAATATTTTCAAAAATATAATAAAAACTCCAATGCATTTGTAAAAAACGAGGTTTGGAAATCAGGTGACATTCTGATACAGAAAGAATTGGCAGAAACATTAAAATTAATTCAAAAATCAGGATTAAAAGGATTTTATGAAGGAAAAACTGCCGAACTTCTGGTTTCAGAAATGAAAAAAGAAAACGGAATCATCACTTTAGAAGACTTGAAAAACTATAAAGTCGCCGAAAGAAAGGCACTCGAATTTGATTATAAAGGAAACAATATTGTTTCGATGCCTTTACCTTCAAGCGGCGGAATTCTTTTAGCACAGATGCTAAAGATGTCGGGTTATGAAAATCTAGAAAAATATCAACAAAATTCCACGCAGGCAGTTCAGATTATGGTGGAAGCCGAAAGAAGAGCTTTTGCCGACAGAGCTGAATATATGGGCGATCCCGATTTTATTCAGGATAAAACAGCCTATTTAATTTCTGATGATTATTTGAAAAACAGATGGAAAAGTTTTAGTTTTAGTAAAGCTACGCCAAGTTCGGAAGTAGGAAAAGTCATTAATCAGCCCAAAGAATCTACGGAAACCACGCATATTTCAGTGATTGATAAAGACGGAAATGCAGCCGCAGTTACCACAACTTTAAATGGTTTGTATGGAAGTAAAGTTGTTGTTTCGGGAGCAGGTTTTTTCTTGAATAATGAAATGGATGATTTCTCAATAAAACCTGGTGTTCCCAATATGTTTGGTGCAGTTGGAGGCGAAGCAAACGCTATTCAGCCTAATAAAAGAATGCTTTCTTCGATGACACCAACCATTATTTTGAAAAAGGGAAAACCGTATATGGTTGTAGGAACTCCGGGCGGAACGACTATTCCAACTTCTGTTTATCAGTCGATTGTGAATGTGATTGATTTTAAATTGAATACCAATATGACTGTTAATTCTCCGAAATTCCATCATCAATGGCTGCCTGAAACAGTATCTTTTGAAAAGAATTTTCCGGAAACAACGATTAAAGATTTAGAAAAATTAGGGTATAAAGCTGAAAGGGTGAATCAATTAGGAAGAACGGAAATGATTGTCATAGACGATAATGGAAATATTCATGCTGTTGCAGATGGTCGTGGTGATGACTCTGTTGCAGTAGAATAA
- a CDS encoding dicarboxylate/amino acid:cation symporter — protein MKAKKFYQQLYFQVIVAITLGILLGNFYPELGEKMKPLGDGFIKLVKMIIAPVIFITLTLGIAHMTDLKKVGRIAIKAMLYFFTFSTLALIIGLIVGNIIQPGAGLNIDPASLSGDVSQYQQKAHDTTLTGFIMNIIPETLFSPLIGDNILQVLLVAILMGIALVLTKEKSGKITEFLQVLAAPIFKIVHMLMKLAPIGAFGAMAFTIGKYGLASVLNLIFLVGTFYITSILFVVLVLGAVAWYNGFNIFKLMYYLKEELLLVLGTSSSESALPGIMEKMEKAGCSRAIVGLVVPTGYSFNLDGTNIYMTLASLFIAQALNIDLSIEKQLMLLLVAMLSSKGAAGVTGAGFVTLAATLAVVPEIPIAGMTLILGIDKFMSECRALTNVIGNSVATVVVANWEKQLDKKQLQYCLENPNEIEKKLEV, from the coding sequence TTGAAAGCAAAAAAATTCTACCAGCAACTTTATTTTCAGGTAATTGTTGCCATTACTTTAGGAATTCTCTTAGGAAATTTCTACCCCGAATTAGGCGAAAAAATGAAACCTCTAGGTGATGGATTCATTAAATTGGTTAAAATGATCATTGCTCCGGTCATTTTCATTACGCTTACTTTAGGAATTGCCCACATGACAGACCTGAAAAAAGTAGGACGAATTGCCATAAAAGCAATGCTCTATTTTTTTACATTTTCAACGTTAGCATTGATAATCGGTTTAATTGTAGGAAATATTATTCAACCCGGAGCAGGTTTAAACATTGATCCAGCAAGTTTATCGGGAGATGTTTCGCAATATCAGCAAAAAGCACATGATACAACGCTCACCGGATTTATCATGAATATTATTCCGGAAACACTATTCAGTCCATTGATTGGAGATAATATTCTTCAGGTACTTTTGGTGGCTATTTTAATGGGAATTGCTTTGGTTTTAACGAAAGAAAAAAGCGGGAAAATCACAGAATTTTTACAGGTTTTGGCTGCTCCTATTTTTAAAATAGTTCATATGCTGATGAAACTAGCGCCGATTGGAGCTTTCGGAGCAATGGCTTTTACGATTGGAAAATATGGTTTAGCTTCCGTTTTAAATTTAATTTTTCTTGTAGGAACTTTCTACATCACCTCTATCCTATTCGTCGTTTTGGTTTTGGGAGCCGTAGCTTGGTACAATGGTTTTAATATTTTTAAACTGATGTATTATCTGAAAGAAGAACTTTTGTTGGTTTTAGGAACAAGTTCATCAGAATCTGCACTTCCCGGAATAATGGAAAAGATGGAAAAAGCAGGATGTTCCAGAGCGATCGTGGGTTTGGTGGTTCCCACCGGATATTCTTTTAATCTTGACGGAACCAATATTTATATGACTCTCGCCTCATTATTCATTGCGCAAGCTTTAAATATTGATCTTTCTATTGAAAAGCAACTGATGCTACTTTTGGTGGCAATGCTGAGTTCGAAAGGAGCTGCAGGAGTTACAGGAGCTGGCTTCGTAACTTTAGCGGCAACTTTGGCTGTAGTTCCTGAAATTCCGATTGCGGGAATGACTTTGATTTTAGGAATTGATAAATTTATGAGTGAATGTCGTGCTTTAACGAATGTCATCGGAAACTCTGTCGCAACCGTAGTGGTAGCCAATTGGGAAAAGCAATTAGATAAAAAACAGCTTCAATATTGCCTGGAAAACCCTAATGAAATTGAGAAAAAACTGGAAGTTTAA
- a CDS encoding VOC family protein, which yields MKIFTKFIILFIAGICLACNEQNNNKKMNGNNPIVYFEIPVTNIERAEKFYTHVFNFKFEKEIIDDYEMMLFPFEETQSGISGALAKGDVYKPTKDGVIIYFKTENIDSVLKKVLENKGKILYPKTLNEKHGFAVAEFEDSEGNRIALHETISNRQ from the coding sequence ATGAAAATTTTCACAAAATTCATAATACTATTTATTGCAGGAATTTGTTTAGCCTGCAACGAACAAAATAATAACAAAAAGATGAATGGAAATAATCCGATAGTATATTTTGAAATTCCTGTTACCAATATTGAACGGGCGGAAAAATTTTACACCCATGTTTTTAATTTTAAATTTGAAAAAGAAATAATTGACGATTATGAAATGATGCTTTTCCCTTTCGAAGAAACCCAAAGCGGAATTTCCGGAGCTTTGGCAAAAGGAGACGTTTATAAACCAACAAAAGATGGGGTGATTATTTATTTTAAAACCGAAAATATTGATTCTGTATTAAAAAAAGTTTTAGAAAACAAGGGGAAAATTCTTTATCCAAAAACCTTAAACGAAAAACATGGTTTTGCGGTTGCCGAATTTGAAGACAGTGAAGGAAACCGAATTGCCCTTCATGAAACAATAAGTAATAGGCAATAA
- a CDS encoding diacylglycerol/lipid kinase family protein — MLPNQEAFFTFVAMERVAFIINPFSAKKNYQPFLNELKNKVQNPLYYISESILGTDDFIQTHFDEVDFFVAIGGDGTISTVAKQLINTEKVLAIFPAGSGNGFSNETQFSKNLDELLDKLKAKKSRKIDTFTVNDRLSINVSGTGFDGKVVKEFEKTNRGFKNYIKVSLKTFFNYKPIKLKFFDENYKQYNGKYLMVNIANTRQFGNNAYIAPMASKSDGLVDMVLVKKFPLTYSPLFAFRMFTKKLKEDDYITYLPVSEIEFKVNTKNWHLDGEFNKIKSPIHVKVQPSSLNILI; from the coding sequence ATGCTTCCAAATCAGGAAGCATTTTTTACTTTTGTGGCAATGGAAAGAGTAGCTTTTATCATCAATCCTTTTTCGGCAAAAAAAAATTACCAGCCATTTCTGAACGAACTTAAAAATAAAGTGCAAAATCCTCTGTACTATATTTCTGAGTCTATTTTGGGAACTGATGATTTTATCCAAACACACTTCGATGAGGTTGATTTTTTTGTTGCCATCGGAGGCGACGGAACGATCTCTACGGTCGCGAAACAACTCATTAATACCGAAAAAGTATTAGCTATTTTTCCGGCAGGATCGGGAAATGGTTTTTCTAATGAAACACAATTCAGCAAAAATTTAGATGAATTATTAGATAAATTAAAAGCTAAAAAATCTCGTAAAATAGACACTTTTACGGTGAACGACAGACTTTCGATCAATGTTTCAGGAACTGGTTTTGATGGGAAAGTGGTTAAAGAATTTGAAAAAACCAATCGCGGATTCAAAAATTATATCAAAGTTTCTTTGAAGACTTTTTTTAATTATAAACCAATCAAGCTTAAATTTTTCGATGAAAATTATAAGCAGTACAATGGGAAGTATTTGATGGTGAATATTGCCAACACCCGTCAGTTTGGTAACAACGCTTACATTGCGCCAATGGCGAGTAAAAGTGACGGTCTGGTTGATATGGTTCTGGTGAAAAAATTTCCGTTGACGTATTCGCCGCTTTTTGCATTCAGAATGTTTACTAAAAAACTGAAAGAAGATGATTACATCACGTATCTTCCGGTTTCAGAAATAGAGTTTAAAGTAAATACCAAAAACTGGCATCTTGATGGAGAATTCAACAAAATAAAATCTCCGATTCATGTGAAAGTTCAGCCTTCAAGCCTGAATATTTTAATTTAA
- a CDS encoding RsiV family protein has translation MKNKVVLILFSAAFLLSACKKTESEKVDTKTENKSPEKFTIDSLKVNDSLKVNDKLSVNYASKVLVFPTLKDKALLDSIYYDKTGITDYSKQGLQNFLDKDKTEFYASVKEDSKEWISDIQNPQTCEAGSFMKLISQNDDFLQIEYLHTSYQGGAHGNYSFDTRVFDLKNNKKLDLKDITTMPKAKLEELLMKNIDKLPSGTTDSDGPVKNSDMLLVDVIPANKDFYFDEKNLYFHYSPYEIAAFAAGDIVIPVSWKELDGTINPEFKKRMKIN, from the coding sequence ATGAAAAATAAAGTTGTACTAATCCTGTTCTCGGCAGCTTTCCTTTTGTCTGCATGTAAAAAGACAGAATCAGAAAAAGTTGACACAAAAACTGAGAATAAAAGTCCTGAAAAATTCACAATAGATTCTCTTAAAGTAAATGATTCTTTGAAGGTTAACGATAAACTTTCTGTAAATTATGCTTCAAAAGTATTGGTTTTCCCAACTTTAAAAGATAAAGCCCTTTTAGACAGTATTTATTACGATAAAACAGGAATTACTGATTACTCAAAACAAGGATTACAAAATTTTTTAGATAAAGATAAAACCGAATTTTACGCATCAGTAAAAGAAGACAGTAAAGAATGGATTTCCGATATTCAGAATCCGCAAACCTGTGAAGCTGGCTCGTTTATGAAACTGATTTCTCAAAACGATGATTTTCTTCAGATTGAATATTTACATACTTCGTATCAAGGCGGAGCGCATGGTAATTATTCTTTCGATACACGAGTTTTTGATTTAAAAAACAACAAAAAATTAGATTTAAAAGATATTACCACAATGCCTAAAGCAAAACTGGAAGAACTTTTAATGAAGAATATTGACAAACTTCCGAGCGGAACCACCGATTCTGATGGTCCGGTTAAAAATTCAGATATGCTTTTGGTGGATGTAATTCCGGCAAACAAAGATTTTTATTTTGATGAAAAGAATTTATATTTTCATTACAGTCCTTACGAAATTGCAGCTTTTGCAGCCGGAGATATTGTAATTCCTGTCTCTTGGAAAGAGCTCGACGGAACAATTAATCCGGAATTTAAAAAGAGAATGAAAATTAACTAA
- a CDS encoding transglutaminase domain-containing protein → MRNIITLFSVFCISTALFAQNQQFLKMPKFNKADLKKEKSEIDPKAPAELLYRSIHYRIDNSTGNLIKEYTYRVKIYEKDKSEDWHNLEVSLYDNNSGDREVLANMKALVYNLEGDNIIETKVDKSSKFKSKENKYVTVNKYAFPNIKNGSILEYQYEVSSPFVYEIPLIYIELDVPSVYTEYVFDTPMQMSYSVDFTGSLTPKYKIMKEDIIYGSQHKTYRFGYDNLKSFKTEKYVKNNDNYRTKIRAELHSTYFGDNLKMYTSTWEDIRKKLWNHDDFGLQYKKDKLVKELLPAGILDDKDDMSKANKILDYVKTTFTWNQNNGIYAENGIRDLIKNKTGNDADLNLMLIAMLRSANITAYPILISTVRNGYLNLTFPNLGNFNYVIVGAEINKTFYLFDATSKQSQANLLPSRVWNDNGLLVKDDKSELISLTNIKVSQNSHTVKAKINPDGTISGAYQDQDEGLMAMNAKENFDENPDKYKKQYKENFSVGFDNINSRVLEGGEFRSTMSFNSNNMIDNVGKKMIMNPLLFLHQTRNDFDQQDERKYMIDFISPISKTKVVEIEIPEGYDVADLPKSKKIVTEDKEISYSYTVEKKDNRIITISEYNIASADYPKEYYPAFKKIWKVISDSESQVMSLIKK, encoded by the coding sequence ATGAGAAATATAATAACCCTATTTTCTGTATTTTGTATAAGTACAGCTCTTTTTGCGCAGAATCAACAGTTCCTAAAGATGCCTAAGTTTAATAAAGCTGATCTTAAAAAAGAAAAATCAGAAATTGATCCTAAAGCTCCTGCAGAATTATTGTATAGATCTATACATTATCGTATAGATAATAGCACAGGAAATCTTATAAAAGAATATACTTATCGTGTGAAAATTTATGAAAAAGATAAATCTGAAGATTGGCACAATTTAGAGGTTTCTCTTTATGATAACAACTCTGGAGATCGTGAGGTTTTAGCTAATATGAAAGCCCTTGTTTATAATTTGGAGGGTGATAATATTATTGAAACTAAAGTTGATAAAAGTTCAAAATTTAAATCCAAAGAAAATAAATATGTTACAGTTAATAAATATGCTTTTCCCAATATAAAAAACGGATCAATTTTAGAATATCAATACGAAGTTTCTTCTCCTTTTGTATATGAAATTCCACTGATTTATATCGAATTGGATGTTCCTTCAGTTTATACAGAATATGTTTTTGATACGCCGATGCAAATGTCTTATAGTGTAGATTTTACAGGAAGTTTAACTCCGAAATATAAAATAATGAAGGAGGATATTATTTATGGTTCACAACATAAGACTTATAGATTCGGTTATGATAATTTGAAAAGCTTCAAAACTGAAAAATATGTAAAAAATAACGATAATTACAGAACTAAAATTAGAGCAGAACTTCATTCAACTTATTTTGGCGATAATCTTAAAATGTATACATCCACTTGGGAGGATATTAGAAAGAAACTTTGGAATCATGATGATTTTGGTTTACAGTATAAAAAAGATAAACTGGTAAAAGAGTTACTTCCTGCAGGAATTCTTGATGATAAAGATGATATGTCTAAAGCCAATAAAATTTTGGATTATGTAAAGACTACCTTTACATGGAACCAGAATAATGGTATCTATGCAGAAAACGGAATCAGAGATCTTATAAAAAATAAAACAGGAAATGATGCAGATCTTAATCTGATGTTAATAGCAATGCTGAGAAGTGCAAACATTACAGCATATCCGATTCTTATTTCTACAGTAAGAAATGGATATTTAAATTTAACATTTCCGAATCTAGGTAATTTTAACTATGTGATTGTAGGAGCAGAAATCAACAAAACATTTTATCTTTTTGATGCAACGTCGAAACAGTCACAAGCAAATCTTTTACCATCACGAGTATGGAATGATAATGGGCTTTTGGTGAAAGATGACAAATCAGAACTTATTTCACTTACTAATATTAAAGTAAGCCAGAATAGCCATACAGTTAAAGCAAAAATAAATCCTGATGGTACAATTTCAGGTGCTTATCAAGATCAGGATGAAGGGTTGATGGCTATGAATGCAAAAGAAAATTTTGATGAAAATCCTGATAAGTATAAAAAACAGTATAAGGAAAACTTTTCAGTAGGTTTTGATAATATCAACTCTAGAGTTTTGGAAGGGGGAGAGTTTCGGTCTACTATGAGTTTTAACTCAAACAATATGATTGATAATGTAGGAAAAAAAATGATTATGAATCCTCTTTTATTTTTACATCAGACCAGGAATGATTTTGATCAGCAGGATGAAAGAAAATATATGATTGATTTTATTTCGCCAATTAGTAAAACGAAAGTTGTAGAAATAGAAATTCCTGAAGGATATGATGTAGCAGATCTACCAAAAAGTAAAAAAATCGTTACTGAAGATAAAGAAATTAGCTATTCTTACACAGTAGAGAAAAAAGATAATAGAATTATAACGATTTCTGAATATAATATTGCAAGTGCAGATTATCCTAAAGAATATTACCCTGCATTCAAGAAAATCTGGAAAGTAATTTCAGATTCTGAAAGCCAAGTAATGAGTTTGATTAAAAAATAA
- a CDS encoding DUF3857 domain-containing protein: MMKLWCVGAFSLASFYYAQSYPVSEISDVLKKNASAVIRNESTVLEINKVDEIVYRNSSAITVINKDAVGFSLPKIYYEKGNTVSNVKVTVYDEKGAKIKSYSKSDFTDVAANSQGSFYSDNRMMYLSYTPTSYPYTIEFSYDQKDQNTVFIPDFTPFNDFNISLQKSSFKVINKSGINLRSKTYDSPFGFASVNVSEGDGGKLYTYQNIPAIDQEDMVPSPKKILPKVSFSLDQFNLVGKKGNITTWKDFGLWYYNNLLTPVSVSTPQIKSEIAALNLSGSTEEKVKKIYQYMQSKTRYVFVALGIGGWQPMMPDEVQKKGYGDCKGLTNYMKTLLDEAGIKSYYVIINSNSSPISFDIDFPKMGGNHVILVIPTEKGNIWLENTSQEMAYNHLSFSTTDRNVLAVKPDGIEIMETPSYSSQQNKEKQVLNIQLNPDKTITGNGKFTYTGNQYDFNLVFAGLGQSEKNNTIKNTLSILDFEKVEMSDFKNNRDLATIDFDLNFKAVNYSKMVGSSYIFRAVPIYTNARYHQDENRSLPFENRFSYEDEYEIIYKLPAGYIIEEMPENGNVNSEFGTYKISFEKKEDKLIVKRFFQMKKGLHSKDKYNDYVSFRKKVMNADNSKILISKKS; this comes from the coding sequence ATGATGAAATTATGGTGTGTAGGAGCATTTTCTTTAGCTTCTTTTTACTATGCACAAAGTTATCCGGTATCAGAAATTAGTGATGTTTTAAAAAAGAACGCAAGTGCTGTCATCCGAAACGAAAGCACAGTTTTGGAAATCAATAAAGTGGACGAAATCGTTTATCGGAACTCTTCAGCAATTACAGTAATCAATAAAGATGCGGTTGGTTTTTCGCTTCCAAAAATATATTATGAAAAAGGAAACACGGTTTCTAACGTCAAAGTAACAGTATATGATGAAAAGGGTGCTAAAATAAAAAGCTATTCTAAAAGTGATTTTACTGATGTTGCAGCTAATTCTCAGGGTTCATTTTATTCTGATAACAGGATGATGTATTTATCTTATACACCTACAAGTTATCCTTATACCATTGAGTTTAGTTACGATCAGAAAGATCAGAATACAGTTTTTATTCCGGATTTTACACCTTTTAATGACTTTAATATTTCGTTACAGAAAAGCAGTTTTAAAGTTATCAATAAATCAGGAATCAATTTACGCTCGAAAACTTATGATTCGCCTTTTGGGTTTGCTTCGGTAAATGTTTCAGAAGGAGATGGCGGGAAATTGTATACTTATCAAAATATTCCGGCAATTGATCAGGAAGATATGGTTCCAAGTCCTAAAAAAATACTACCCAAAGTAAGTTTTTCTTTGGATCAGTTTAATTTGGTTGGAAAAAAAGGGAATATCACAACTTGGAAAGATTTCGGTTTATGGTATTATAACAATCTTTTGACACCAGTTTCGGTTTCTACTCCGCAAATAAAATCTGAAATTGCTGCGCTTAATCTTTCAGGATCTACGGAAGAAAAAGTGAAGAAAATCTATCAGTATATGCAAAGCAAAACACGATATGTTTTCGTAGCCTTGGGAATTGGAGGTTGGCAACCGATGATGCCGGATGAGGTTCAGAAAAAAGGTTATGGCGATTGTAAAGGTCTTACCAATTACATGAAAACGCTTTTGGATGAAGCGGGAATAAAATCTTATTATGTAATTATTAATTCTAATTCTTCACCAATAAGTTTTGATATAGATTTTCCAAAAATGGGAGGGAATCACGTGATTTTGGTTATTCCAACAGAAAAAGGAAATATCTGGCTGGAAAATACATCTCAGGAAATGGCTTACAATCATTTAAGTTTCAGTACAACCGATAGGAATGTTTTAGCTGTAAAGCCTGATGGAATTGAGATTATGGAAACCCCAAGCTATTCTTCACAGCAAAATAAAGAAAAACAGGTTTTAAATATTCAGTTAAATCCCGATAAAACGATTACCGGGAACGGTAAATTTACTTATACCGGAAATCAGTATGATTTTAATTTAGTATTTGCAGGATTAGGGCAGTCTGAGAAAAATAATACCATAAAGAATACACTTTCTATATTAGATTTTGAAAAGGTTGAGATGTCTGATTTTAAAAATAACAGAGATTTGGCAACAATCGATTTTGATCTGAATTTTAAAGCTGTTAATTATTCTAAAATGGTAGGTTCTAGTTATATTTTCAGAGCTGTTCCTATTTATACCAATGCTAGATACCATCAGGATGAAAACAGAAGTCTTCCTTTTGAAAATCGCTTTTCTTACGAAGACGAATATGAGATCATTTATAAGCTTCCCGCAGGATATATCATTGAAGAAATGCCGGAAAACGGAAATGTAAATTCAGAATTTGGTACGTATAAAATTTCTTTTGAAAAGAAAGAAGATAAGCTTATTGTAAAAAGGTTTTTTCAAATGAAAAAAGGGCTTCATTCTAAAGATAAATACAATGACTATGTAAGTTTCAGAAAAAAAGTAATGAATGCCGATAACTCAAAAATTTTAATTTCAAAAAAATCATAA